The genomic interval CTCCCTTCTCAGCTTACCAACTCTTTTTCGGttcatcttgattttgaagtGTTTTACGCACAACTCTTTAGTCTTTACGACAAGGGTCAGTTGTTGTTTCGTGGATAAACTTATGCGGTGAGAATCCACTCAAGAGCCCACCCGATAACCTCGGACCGGTCATTGAGCTTGACTCAATGATTGGGTCCAAGTTTGGCGTTGAAGAAATCCGTTTTTAACACTCGGAAATAGCCAATAGCCTTATCCACCATATGTACACTAGGTACTTGACATCGACTCGGAGGATAAGCTCGCCAGAGAGGTCATGAGACTAATTACACTTTATATACTGCTTGAAGTGTCACTTCATTCCAAGTGAACCTTCCAAAAGATCATCAGTGAAAGTGCTAATAGTGTGACTTCAAACTCGTGCcaacaaatttggcttctttccCGTGAAATTGGAATACCccctttccattttttcgTGAAAATACCACGTGGATGGAAGTTTAATGTCGCTTTGAAACTACCCCGAATTAGAATCATCAGCCAGTCGAATAAGAAAACAGAAGTCTTGTGTAATGTTCATTTTGCTAACGGGACGAAAGTTTTCAGTGATCAAGCGTTGTCGTTGTGAAAAGTCAGAATTGATGGATTAGCAATGCTGGTTGGACAATTTCCGACCTAACTTTGGTGGCTGTATTTCATTTAGAATGACAAATTATTCGAGCATAGCATTAGGGGGAAGAGTTTAATTTACTCACATGCAGCATAGGGTAAGCTACGTAGAGTATGTGCTAGACGTTCATTTACTCTTCCAGTTCTTGCATTCACTACTACCGTCCGTATAAGCGTATACTGTATGGTGGATGCAAGCACGTATGCATGCACTGCACTTGCACTTGGTGGGTCGAGTGTGTACATATCCGTCACTTTTGAGGGCAGTCCACGATGAAAGACgagttcaaaacaaaattcccTGGGAATCTACAAAATGACAACGACAAAGAAGAAAGTCAAAGAATCGAACTaatcatggcaaaaaaatattccgcAATTCCCTGGCTAATCAGTATCTTAAGTAGTGTTCTAAAACTAAGAATCGAGCAATGTATAATTGGGGCGAGTATGATGCATGATGATCTTTTTAAAAGTTGATTCCAGCTTCCGTCATTAAATATGAATCCTGAAAACCCATTACAAAAACTTTTGGAGTTTTTTAAAGTCTCGGACTTAAAGCTTTGGATGGCTCCGGGCCTTATGTATTGCTGACCATCTTGTTATTGAGGACTATCTTACACATGCATTAATGACTTTCGGAGTTTACGGTTGTGAAATCTAAGCAGTACATCTAAAACCTCAGTTCTAAGTactcatttgaaatggaaattctATATATTCTACATATATCAATAACGATCTGCTTTAAGCTCCATCGCAATCAACTTTGCGTCTGATGTTGCTTTTTTTACTTCCGGTCAACAAATATTGCTAAAACACATGGTTAAGGACTTACTCTGTTTTGCAGTATTTACTTGACAAGCAGACGTATCATTGGGgtattttggcccaaaaataacgaaaatgaaaaagttgaaatgggTGATGGGAAAGGGCGCGGAAGGGTGTGTTTGTACCAGTTTAGTCATGTAATATGATATATTTTGCATATGAAGCAATCAGCTTTAATGCACTCTCCGTTTTGATTACTTTTCTTTACTCTAATTACCCTAAACTGAGACTGAATTTGTTGAACTATTCTATAAATTGGCTCTATATATTTATCAAATGTTAAATTTTGGCGGTTCAATGACATGTGTTTTAGttaaaacaagattgcttAAATTAACCGTCCTAAATCGTCGCACTTTTTGGTAACCAGACCACCGCAAAAAGTACACTCTAGGCTGTATCCCAAGTTGAAGAAAACATCTCCCAATTAGCATTGCTGGTCCAGACAGATCGCTCCCCCAGACTATTTGAACTGATTCTGTCTTCTCATATCGGTCAATTGTTCGTTTGATGaacatttgatcaaatttttgtgttttaaaCGTACACATTTTCTGCCTTGAAATGCCGGCATGATGAAGAGCAAAGACTGGCTCATGTTTGGTTTCCATGTGTCAAAGGTTGCTGTCATAGCAAAAACAGAATACTGttgccaattttgagaatAATTAGTACTTCCCTACAGTCCCAGCAAGCAAAGCAAATTTGGTGGTAAGCTTGATAAAGATCGTTAAGTATACTTGTGTAGGGAACAAGGTTTGAGCCCTAATTGTGTGCGGGAAGACAGTAAGGGTGCTGATTGATTGATCGTCCGTTTGTATGTTTATTTATACGTATAAGATGGAGGACGCCTCTTTCATATCGGCTGGTAAGCCGCTATATTTGGATTGCCATTGAGCGTTTTGGAGTCGAAAGGGCACAATACTTTAGCCATTGGTTGTTCCTCTCTAAATGAGAAACAATGATAACGCGTCATTCCGGGTGGTCAGATCTCTAAACTGGGGATTTTTTCAGTGATAAAATACCCATATTGCCACTGGAGAAGAAAGACCTATACAATATAGCGACTCAATTGGGCgtaaatgatgtttttctcaCCTTTTACATGCCAGGGGAAGCAATGAGTCATGCGAGGGTGGGCCTGTGAGCCTAGAACCGCGCCGAAAACGGGACGGCATTAAGCaataaagacaaaaaatgcagTTCTGACCAAAAGGTGAGGCACAAAGCTTAGAGTAGGTCAAAGTACATAATAACACGACGaacccaaaaaaacaaaaaaatgcgaaaacCCTTGAGTTGGGAAATTCTTATTTCCTAGAGACCCCCCTACAAGCTTTACTATGGCAAAAGAAACTAATTTCgagatttttgccaaaaatgcttTCAGATCTAAGGCTTTCCTACATCTGGTCGTTCCTCAAGTTGCAATGAAATTTGtcgaaatgttttcaaaagggTTGTAAATTATAACCATTGGGGCCTAGGACTGCGTGAGTCAGGGATCGAAGCCACTGAATCTCGGTGATTGAGATTCTCGGCATTCATATTGCAAACAATTATATTTTATGGCTGGAAAACGCCAGTTCTAAGGAAAAGTACCTTAACATTTTGGAGAGATCTATTGCGGGTCACAGATCCACCAAGTGACTTGGAATAGAGCCACTTAGGCTAGAAACTGTTCTTTGAAGGATGGGTCTCTAGATCATGGTAAATAGGTTGCTGCATGTGGGATTTTTACATTTCCTTTTACAAATGCCTGGTCGGTGATCCAACTTAAGTTTAGGAATTATTTTCCTTTGAGTCCAAATTCCATGCCAATGTGTCTATGTGCATTAGATATGATCCCTTTCTCATTACATAACATCCCTTTTAATAGAAAAGTTCAAGTCACGCTACGAACATGTCATGACTAGTGATTTTGACCTAGGACTTGAATATACGTATACTGTACAGGGTGTGGGAGCAAAATCTGAACACACAGCATAATTTTGATTTACCGCTGTCACGAATTGTTAGTGACCTACGGTTTCTTTTGTTGGAAAGAGGATAAAATTGCATTTCCCTTGTCATCCAATGTCTTCATCACGCTATACGCATAGTTCTGAAGATGTTGATGACCTTAGATATAGCTGAACTTTAGACTCTAGCGcggaacaaataaaaaaaattgatgcttctttgccaattcagactccattttcgattttatctaaatgataatgaaaagggagatggttctagcgcagttggttaacgcgcgaccgagttaaactcgggttcatgggttcgatcccaggtctcccccccccttctagtggatcatcgcctcgaatggcggccccagaacccagaatgggacgaaatagATGTATATACTGTAAACATTGTAAANNNNNNNNNNNNNNNNNNNNNNNNNNNNNNNNNNNNNNNNNNNNNNNNNNNNNNNNNNNNNNNNNNNNNNNNNNNNNNNNNNNNNNNNNNNNNNNNNNNNNNNNNNNNNNNNNNNNNNNNNNNNNNNNNNNNNNNNNNNNNNNNNNNNNNNNNNNNNNNNNNNNNNNNNNNNNNNNNNNNNNNNNNNNNNNNNNNNNNNNNNNNNNNNNNNNNNNNNNNNNNNNNNNNNNNNNNNNNNNNNNNNNNNNNNNNNNNNNNNNNNNNNNNNNNNNNNNNNNNNNNNNNNNNNNNNNNNNNNNNNNNNNNNNNNNNNNNNNNNNNNNNNNNNNNNNNNNNNNNNNNNNNNNNNNNNNNNNNNNNNNNNNNNNNNNNNNNNNNNNNNNNNNNNNNNNNNNNNNNNNNNNNNNNNNNNNNNNNNNNNNNNNNNNNNNNNNNNNNNNNNNNNNNNNNNNNNNNNNNNNNNNNNNNNNNNNNNNNNNNNNNNNNNNNNNNNNNNNNNNNNNNNNNNNNNNNNNNNNNNNNNNNNNNNNNNNNNNNNNNNNNNNNNNNNNNNNNNNNNNNNNNNNNNNNNNNNNNNNNNNNNNNNNNNNNNNNNNNNNNNNNNNNNNNNNNNNNNNNNNNNNNNNNNNNNNNNNNNNNNNNNNNNNNNNNNNNNNNNNNNNNNNNNNNNNNNNNNNNNNNNNNNNNNNNNNNNNNNNNNNNNNNNNNNNNNNNNNNNNNNNNNNNNNNNNNNNNNNNNNNNNNNNNNNNNNNNNNNNNNNNNNNNNNNNTCAAATTTCCATTGACTTCAATCATATGCTGAAACCATTCAAATACATctcaacaacattttttcaaagaaattgccAGTCCAAAACTAGATGGCTCCAGAGTAAAATGTTAAGCCGCAATTCTTGCGTAGATTTTGCAGGGCCTTAAACTTATGGTTTTAATAAAATGGTAACATCCGAAGCTTCGTTTTATGTATTGGTAAAActttttgattggttgattGTGAGAAAGTGATTCTAATTTAAGATGAAAAATTGGTCAATTACATGgcagaaaatgtaattgagaACACTTGCCATAACGAGTGATTGTGATTGAAATAACAAATACACAAATCAACTCTGCGAAAGAGATGTGCCTTGAATTAACAACTCTGAAACTTGCACCCATTGATGGTGGTCGAGCTAACTTTTAATTGACTTGAAAAGTGTCGTCGATTTGATAGACCCGATAGAAATGATGGTCGAGTTAATGTAACACATTTTAGTTTTTAGCAAGTACCATGATAGACATTACTTtatgaagccaaatttgaacatATTTCGCCTCTTGAAAGTGCGTGGAATGATTTACATATTATACATGACATACTTTGACCAACAATTCTGAGGGTTGCTTAGAGTCCAAAAGATAACCCAAAAGTTGTTTAGTAGATCCaggttttatttttgggaTAAACTGAACATATCGGGATTAATAATTAGACACGTGAAATAAGCTTCAGATTGCATCCGCCTTGAATGCGATTGAAATGGTCACTTCGCCACTTAGGAGGGAAAGGAGTCGACTCGCTCGGTTCCAATCGGAAGTTCCGAAACACTTGGTACATGAGGATTTTGGCCTCCATTTGAGCAATCTTCATGCCAATACATTGACGGGGACCCAGACCGAATGGTATGAATGTGCCAGGAGTGATCTTGTGCTTATTTTCCGTGCTAAAACGGTCTGGGTTGAATTTCTCTGGATCAGGGAAGTAGGTCGGGTCATAGTGGAGCCCAACGATCGGAATGACCACACCCATGTCCACTGGAATGACTGCCTCTGTGCCAGGAACCTTCCATGGCTTCGTACAGCGTCGCAGCGTAAACGAGAAAGGAGCCAAGCGACTGGTCTCGTTGTACACTTGGGTCATGTAGTGAAGGTCCTTCACATCATCACCGGTAATGTTGGTGCCCACGCGACCGGATAATTCGTCCACCTCATCAATGAGACGGTCTTGGACCTCGGGATGATGGGCCACGTAATAAAAGCACATGGTCGTCATGGCACTCACCGTGTCGTATCCGTCCATAAAGAATTGCATGAGGGTCCGACAGATCATATCGTTGTCCATACATTTGGCAGCCATGGTCTGTTTGCTGCCCTTCTCATCATCGTCTTCGGGGATCAATTTTCCGTCCCTGATCTTCATCATGAGACCCAGGACATCGGGGGGATATGCGTTGGTACCATCCCGACCACTTAGCACACTGTGGGCCAACTTCAAAAAGAACCCTGTGGACTTTGGATTAAACATGGCAAAGTTCAGGTTCTTGGCTACGCTGGGAATCAAGGAGGCAAACGCGAATCGCCATGATTCGAAAAAGCCATCGCCATATTTAACGAAATCGTTACCACCCGATTTCGTGGTTTGAAAATCTATACTGAACACAATGCGCCCAATGCAATCCATTGCAAAATATCCGGAGTAGAGTTCCATATTGGCAACTCcgttttggcactttttcaaGCTATCGATCACATCCAAGGCTGGTCCGTTAATGTTGGTCCCAATGTTCTTAATGTTCTTGAGGCTGAAGGCTGGCGTGATGCTGGACTTGAGAGCTCGCCATTCATCACCGAGAGCATTAGCCAGACCAAATTCGTTCACTGGCATGTTGGCCAGCTCTTTGGGAATGAAGTTCAGATCcacaaaatggtcaaaatctTTGATCATGACTTGTTTGATGAGCTCAGGATCTTTGACGTAGAATTTAGCTTCGGGACCTTCGTAACAGATGCCACATCTTGAACGAAAACCATTCCCCAATATATGTCAGCAATCAAGCAAAGATAGCAATAAAAAGAATTGGATCTTACTTGTTGTTTCCAAATTGATTGTAGAACTCACGATAGCAAGTAatcatgggctttgtttgaaggaaaagatCCTGATTGTTTCCAAATAAAAGCTTGGGAGGGATAGAAAATAGGCCTTGCTTCTCAAATTTGCCGTAGTTCTTGGTCAGGCTCCAATAGATGTAGAACACAAACACAACAAAGATGGCTATCCATTGGAAGAACGTGATTGAGCCAAATATGGCACACAGTTGTTGAAATGGAGCACTTAAAATACTCATTTTCTTAAAACTCTGCAGACTTCAAATGGAAGCTCCAGAGCACTCACGGGGTTTTATGTAGAGGTTTGAAGTCAATGTATCGGCCCTGTGGAGTAGGATAATCTTGGAAGCACAGATTTCACTAGATCCCGTAGTTGTTGGGACAAGTGCtatccattttcattcaaccatGTCATTCTCACCACAATCATggcaaaaacaataataatattatACGTCAgagttaatttgaaatggcATTTGAACTCCAATTAATATAAATTTTACTGCTATTATAATGCTACATGATATGTGTTTGTATCATGAGTGTATCATGCCTCCATTCCAATCTCTGATGTACACATGACCCTCCGCAACAAGTGACGGTCTCTGTGTAGCTACAAAACGTGGGGAGAATACGTACCATTGAGTACATTGAATCAGGTTCAGTTTAGTAGCCGTACGATCTCCGCGATCGATCTTTCAGGCCTATGAATCGTTCATTTGAGCCAAATAACGTTTTCTTCACAACACGTATGGAATCAGCCAACATGGAAGTCGATGGAAGCAAGCACCATCCATGCAGCCTGAGGAAAGAGAGACATTcgtgtttcatttctttacctttaatttttccaataaaaatCAGGACTTGTAAATGGTATCATTCCTGTAAAAGGATTGATTGGGGCTACTTTAAGTCCTTCATTGTAGGTCAAAGGTTGTCGTTTTCCTTGCTCGATTGCTTTGGGTAGGATTTCTTTCGTGAATTTACTGTTTCTTCAGGTCACGGCACGTATGCGAAGAATGGGTTTCCGTAATTCCTTGGAATTTTCGAATATCAAGAAGGTCAACTTGACACTCCGTGACAAGTGCAATGGAAATACAAACACCTAGACAGGATAATTAGTCATTGACAACATGTAAACATCATTACGAAAAATGGCTATTCCCGGCTTGTCCAACGAGAAAGTGACGAATGGTTGATTTCTACATGCATTCAATCTAGTATTGTACTATATTTCTCAATGTCTTTCGACGTTCTCGTTTACATGAATTCCCTTCAAGTTGTGAATATCAATACTATATACTGACTTAAGTCCAATTGCTATCGATCATAAGAAAATCAAGTCGACTACAATAAAATATACTTTGGAACCGTTTTTGAGGACCCTAGAACTAAGCTTTGTAGTAATGGTAAACTCGACGGTTTTGAAACACTCTTAGCACACTTAGTAGAGGCCCGCCGGGTCTGCCAAATCCAGGTTTAAAAAAGTTGATCTTTTGTTTTACACTTGCATTCAATTGCATTCTTTGGCCGTTGTgatgaaaaatcatttcagaACAGTGTCCTTACGATTCAAAACTCAATCCGAAAGTCATATCACAAGTAAGGTGTTTGTAATTTGTAAGAGCACGGGCTCTTTGTGAATCcataatcaaatcaatttatCCTCAACATTTGGAAACATTTGCCACCTGAACCCCTTGCCCGATTGGCCTCGTCCTTATCAAGGCTCCAATAgaggaaaaaaacatcagAGCTCTGAATAAAAGGACActagagagacagagagagaagcAAGCAGTTGAGCGGATTTTAATGCAATCGAAGCAATCCCACTGGATGGAGTGGCTGATTCTTTGGCAGGAGATGATTTTCAACATTCCAAGCATTGACAAGTGACAGCTGCATATTCAAAATTCGAATAATTCCGAGAATTACAAGCAGACTATTTAACGGAATGTTGACACGAGTTACTCTTGTGGAACCGAAACATCAATGTCTTCAGGTTTCCCTTAGTTGTTCCAGTTCCTACCCCCAGCCTTCATCATGACTCTCCTTCAGAAGCCAAAAAAACGCCATTCAGGGATGCCCTTGCTAATCTGGAACCTCAAAAGGCGATTCTGCGTTCCTCATTTCAGACAGAATTCATTTCGTGAGGTCATGTAGGTCGTTCGTTTGACCAGAAGTTGGACATCCATCACCAAAATTGCCGCCTTGTGCCCCGTTTCCGTGTGAGTGCTCAACTACTGTCTTCTTGTTCGTTGTTAGCGTTGCTGTAGCCAAAGTTGCGGCTGATGTTGGTGTTGCTGTTGTCATTACTCCGCATTGGTCTTCGGACGTATCTTTTCTTGAACATCCGCCCTTGTCCCGTTTGAAGTGGTCAGACGCAAGGGGCTTCACTTTTGTAGGTTTGGGGCGTGGAGCTCTCCAGATCTACAGATCTTCACTGGGCGGATGGGATAACTAAGAAAGCATATgaacgtatgtatgtacatggACATGAGCGTGGCAGGAAGAAAGGATGGgagatgtacgtacgtactgtagATCTTGCGCTCACGTCGACTCCTATTAATAAGCTTTAGGAGACAGTTGCTCAATTTTGGTGGATACTTGAGTCCATTACATTGGAATGAATTTCGCCACTCAGTCTGCACTGTGGAGAATGCACACAATGCTTTTCCACCAGAATGGCTTCAAACGACTTGTTGTCAATCACCAGCATGCATCTTATACTGATCCCATTACAAA from Tigriopus californicus strain San Diego chromosome 5, Tcal_SD_v2.1, whole genome shotgun sequence carries:
- the LOC131880326 gene encoding cytochrome P450 6B1-like, with the translated sequence MSILSAPFQQLCAIFGSITFFQWIAIFVVFVFYIYWSLTKNYGKFEKQGLFSIPPKLLFGNNQDLFLQTKPMITCYREFYNQFGNNKCGICYEGPEAKFYVKDPELIKQVMIKDFDHFVDLNFIPKELANMPVNEFGLANALGDEWRALKSSITPAFSLKNIKNIGTNINGPALDVIDSLKKCQNGVANMELYSGYFAMDCIGRIVFSIDFQTTKSGGNDFVKYGDGFFESWRFAFASLIPSVAKNLNFAMFNPKSTGFFLKLAHSVLSGRDGTNAYPPDVLGLMMKIRDGKLIPEDDDEKGSKQTMAAKCMDNDMICRTLMQFFMDGYDTVSAMTTMCFYYVAHHPEVQDRLIDEVDELSGRVGTNITGDDVKDLHYMTQVYNETSRLAPFSFTLRRCTKPWKVPGTEAVIPVDMGVVIPIVGLHYDPTYFPDPEKFNPDRFSTENKHKITPGTFIPFGLGPRQCIGMKIAQMEAKILMYQVFRNFRLEPSESTPFPPKWRSDHFNRIQGGCNLKLISRV